A region from the Catellatospora sp. TT07R-123 genome encodes:
- a CDS encoding DUF3159 domain-containing protein codes for MSERNLSRADVGVDEQEEEQLPPFAVQMSQQLGGWRGLFESSIPVVVFVLANVLLGLKWPAEHGDQRALKWAVGAAVATALSIAVVRLAQRRPIRHAINGLFGIGIGAWLAWNSGDARDFYLPGILLSVAYGVAMLVSITVRQPLVGWIWTVVANGGLSDWRQDQRMVRTFGWLTGLWAAIYLLKAAVQSALYVADQATALGVARIVLGYPPYALLLAISIWAVRRVRRDQAAQPA; via the coding sequence ATGAGCGAGCGGAATCTGAGCCGGGCCGACGTCGGCGTCGACGAGCAGGAGGAGGAGCAGCTTCCTCCGTTCGCGGTGCAGATGTCCCAGCAGCTCGGCGGCTGGCGGGGCCTGTTCGAGTCCAGCATCCCGGTGGTCGTGTTCGTGCTGGCCAACGTGCTGCTGGGGCTGAAGTGGCCCGCGGAGCACGGCGACCAGCGGGCGCTGAAGTGGGCGGTCGGCGCGGCCGTGGCGACGGCCCTGAGCATCGCGGTGGTCCGGCTCGCCCAGCGGCGGCCGATCCGGCACGCGATCAACGGCCTGTTCGGCATCGGCATCGGCGCCTGGCTGGCCTGGAACTCCGGCGACGCCCGCGACTTCTACCTGCCCGGCATCCTGCTGAGCGTGGCGTACGGCGTGGCGATGCTCGTCTCGATCACGGTCCGGCAGCCGCTGGTCGGCTGGATCTGGACGGTGGTGGCCAACGGCGGCCTCAGCGACTGGCGCCAGGACCAGCGGATGGTCCGCACGTTCGGCTGGCTGACCGGGCTGTGGGCGGCGATCTACCTGCTCAAGGCGGCGGTGCAGAGCGCGCTCTACGTGGCCGACCAGGCGACGGCGCTGGGCGTGGCCCGCATCGTGCTGGGCTACCCGCCGTACGCGCTGCTGCTGGCGATCAGCATCTGGGCCGTCCGCCGCGTCCGCCGCGACCAGGCCGCCCAGCCCGCCTGA
- a CDS encoding OB-fold nucleic acid binding domain-containing protein yields MSTDEPRQRPRGLRGMLHRLTASDQELESEELRRDSERAGCVCADTVHRGDLVNLTGRLRTVVYTPRTNLPTLEADLYDGTDLITLVFLGRRHINGIEPGRGLQVRGRVAVRDGRKVIYNPYYELEAAA; encoded by the coding sequence ATGTCGACCGACGAACCACGACAACGTCCGCGCGGCCTGCGAGGGATGCTCCACCGCCTCACCGCCTCCGACCAGGAGTTGGAGTCCGAGGAGCTGCGTCGCGACAGCGAGCGGGCCGGCTGCGTCTGCGCCGACACCGTGCACCGCGGCGACCTGGTCAACCTCACCGGCCGCCTGCGCACCGTCGTGTACACCCCCCGCACCAACCTGCCGACGCTGGAGGCCGACCTCTACGACGGCACGGACCTGATCACGCTGGTCTTCCTGGGCCGCCGGCACATCAACGGCATCGAGCCCGGCCGGGGCCTCCAGGTGCGAGGCCGGGTCGCGGTGCGCGACGGACGCAAGGTCATCTACAACCCGTACTACGAGTTGGAAGCGGCGGCATGA
- the dut gene encoding dUTP diphosphatase, translating into MPAAPGEPVVIPIRRLDPQVPLPSYAHPGDAGADLHAAEDAVIAPGERRLVRTGVAVAIPHGFVGLVHPRSGLAARLGVTVLNAPGTVDSGYRGEILVNLINHDRANEAKIVRGDRIAQLVVQRVERAHFHDVAELPDSERGTGGHGSTGN; encoded by the coding sequence ATGCCCGCTGCCCCGGGCGAGCCTGTCGTGATCCCGATCCGCAGGCTCGACCCGCAGGTGCCGCTCCCGTCGTACGCCCACCCGGGTGACGCCGGCGCCGACCTGCACGCGGCCGAGGACGCCGTGATCGCCCCGGGCGAGCGCCGCCTGGTGCGGACCGGGGTGGCGGTGGCCATCCCGCACGGATTCGTGGGACTGGTGCACCCGCGCTCGGGTCTGGCCGCCAGACTGGGAGTGACCGTGCTCAACGCGCCCGGCACCGTCGACTCGGGCTACCGGGGCGAGATCCTGGTGAACCTGATCAACCACGACCGGGCGAACGAGGCGAAGATCGTGCGAGGGGACCGCATCGCGCAACTTGTCGTGCAGCGGGTGGAGCGGGCACACTTCCACGACGTCGCCGAGCTGCCGGACTCCGAACGGGGGACCGGCGGGCACGGTTCGACCGGGAACTGA
- a CDS encoding DUF3093 domain-containing protein encodes MASSGTTATGVGAARPAARHTERLTVPLWMWPVAVLVAGVLAAEIGLGAPGLRTWMPYAVLLPLALAGLWRLGRIRVAVTGDEFQVDDARLPLRAVSRAIALDGATRRELLGPSADPLAFVVQRPWIAEAVQVVLDDPDDITPYWVVSTRRPDALARALNEAAAAAR; translated from the coding sequence ATGGCATCCTCAGGCACAACGGCGACGGGGGTCGGCGCGGCACGGCCTGCGGCACGGCACACCGAGCGGCTGACGGTGCCGCTGTGGATGTGGCCGGTCGCGGTGCTGGTGGCGGGCGTGCTCGCCGCCGAGATCGGGCTGGGCGCCCCGGGCCTGCGCACCTGGATGCCGTACGCGGTGCTGCTGCCGCTGGCGCTGGCCGGGCTGTGGCGGCTGGGCCGCATCCGGGTCGCGGTGACCGGGGACGAGTTCCAGGTCGACGACGCCCGGCTGCCGCTGCGGGCGGTCTCCCGGGCCATCGCGCTGGACGGCGCGACCCGCCGCGAGCTGCTCGGCCCCAGCGCCGACCCGCTCGCCTTCGTCGTGCAGCGGCCCTGGATCGCCGAGGCGGTCCAGGTGGTCCTGGACGACCCCGACGACATCACGCCCTACTGGGTGGTCAGCACCCGCCGTCCCGACGCGCTGGCCCGCGCCCTCAACGAGGCGGCGGCCGCCGCCCGCTAG
- a CDS encoding DUF4193 domain-containing protein, with translation MATDYDAPRRDEADLGEDSLEELKARRVDSQSGSVDVDEVDLAEAFELPGGDLADEELTVKVVPMQADEFRCSRCFLVHHRSQLAGERNGEPICRECA, from the coding sequence ATGGCCACCGACTACGACGCCCCGCGCCGTGACGAGGCCGATCTCGGCGAGGACAGCCTTGAGGAGCTCAAGGCTCGGCGAGTCGATTCACAGTCGGGCAGCGTGGATGTGGATGAAGTCGACCTCGCGGAGGCGTTCGAGCTTCCCGGCGGCGACCTCGCCGACGAGGAGCTGACCGTGAAGGTCGTGCCCATGCAGGCCGACGAGTTCCGCTGCTCGCGCTGCTTCCTCGTCCACCACCGCAGCCAGCTGGCCGGTGAGCGCAACGGCGAGCCCATCTGCAGGGAGTGCGCCTGA
- a CDS encoding LytR C-terminal domain-containing protein — translation MARIRAIAIVSTLALIALVLAVVTLTRDTQSEPPAVQRCPDGYVPANIKLPQAESDVNINVFNATNTPNLASNVAADFTNRKFKVKKVADEKKKLADTVAVLRYGPKAVGAAQLLRAYFLNNTDNQFDIHREDDIVDVVIGGGYRQLATPTEMRQAVAQLGNPEAPDGTCANPDEK, via the coding sequence ATGGCAAGAATTCGGGCGATCGCCATCGTCAGCACGCTGGCGCTCATCGCCCTCGTTCTGGCGGTGGTCACACTCACCCGTGACACCCAGAGTGAGCCCCCCGCGGTCCAGCGCTGCCCCGACGGGTACGTACCCGCCAACATCAAGCTGCCGCAGGCCGAGAGCGACGTGAACATCAACGTCTTCAACGCCACGAACACTCCCAATCTCGCCTCCAATGTCGCGGCGGACTTCACGAACCGCAAGTTCAAGGTCAAGAAGGTAGCCGACGAGAAGAAGAAGCTCGCCGACACCGTCGCCGTGCTGCGCTACGGCCCGAAGGCCGTCGGAGCCGCCCAGTTGCTGCGGGCGTACTTCCTGAACAACACGGACAACCAGTTCGACATCCACCGTGAGGACGACATCGTTGACGTGGTCATCGGTGGCGGATACCGCCAGCTTGCCACGCCGACGGAGATGCGGCAGGCAGTGGCCCAGCTGGGCAACCCGGAAGCGCCGGACGGCACCTGCGCCAACCCGGACGAGAAGTGA
- a CDS encoding inositol monophosphatase family protein, which yields MNEEELLDIAVQVAADAAVTAVRMRSEAITQVGTKSTITDVVTAADRAVEQQVVAALAARRPGDTVLGEEFGGASVSAGGVRWIVDPIDGTVNYLYGLPQYAVSIAAEVDGEVVAGVVHNAATGQVWTAARGRGAWHQGRRLGGSAATELPVALVGTGFAYARERRAYQAAVVAELLPRVRDIRRLGAASLDLCAAADGQLDAYYEKGLAEWDLAAGGLIAREAGLLVTGLSGRAAGPDMVLAAPPALHGPLHDLLVELAADSGP from the coding sequence ATGAACGAGGAAGAACTGCTGGACATCGCCGTACAGGTGGCCGCGGACGCGGCCGTCACGGCCGTCCGGATGCGGTCCGAGGCCATCACGCAGGTGGGCACGAAATCGACCATCACCGACGTGGTCACGGCCGCCGACCGGGCGGTCGAGCAACAGGTGGTCGCCGCACTGGCGGCGCGACGCCCAGGTGACACAGTACTCGGTGAGGAGTTCGGCGGCGCGTCCGTTTCGGCCGGGGGCGTGCGATGGATCGTGGACCCGATCGACGGCACGGTCAACTACCTCTACGGACTGCCCCAGTACGCGGTGTCGATCGCGGCTGAGGTGGACGGCGAGGTCGTCGCCGGGGTGGTGCACAACGCGGCCACCGGGCAGGTCTGGACCGCCGCGCGCGGCCGCGGGGCGTGGCACCAGGGGCGGCGGCTGGGCGGGTCGGCGGCGACCGAGCTGCCGGTCGCGCTGGTGGGGACCGGTTTCGCGTACGCCCGGGAGCGGCGCGCCTACCAGGCGGCGGTCGTGGCCGAGCTGCTGCCGCGGGTCCGCGACATCCGCCGGCTGGGCGCCGCCTCGCTGGACCTGTGCGCGGCGGCCGACGGCCAGCTCGACGCGTACTACGAGAAGGGCCTGGCGGAGTGGGACCTGGCCGCCGGCGGCCTGATCGCCCGGGAGGCGGGCCTGCTGGTCACCGGGCTGTCGGGCCGGGCGGCCGGGCCGGACATGGTGCTCGCCGCACCCCCGGCCCTGCACGGGCCGCTGCACGACCTGCTGGTGGAGCTGGCGGCCGACAGCGGGCCGTAG